The following DNA comes from Vicinamibacterales bacterium.
CGAACAGGTTCAGGACCTGCCAGAGGAAGAACCGGCGCACCATCACGTCGCCGTTGGACGGCGGCGCCAGCGCGTGCACGGCGAAGATCGCAGCCTGTCCCACCGCCAGCCCGGCGAGGGCGGCGGCCGTGGCGAGGAGCCACGCACGCCGGTGCACGGGGCGATCGAGCAGCGCCGCGATCACGGGTACGGCGGCGAGCAGGAAGGCGAGTTCGTGCGTCCAGCGGGCGCACGCCGCGGCGAACGCCACGCACGCGAGCCCGGACCAGCTCGTGACCCGCGCCGCGACGATCGCCAGGAACGCCACGTGCGCCAGGAGGAACGGCGCGTAGAAGCGCGCCGTCGTGGCCGACACCCAGAAGGGCAGCGAGCCCCCGGCGAGCAGCGCGGCGACGGCGGCGGCGGGCGCGCCCGCGAACGGCCGGAGCTCGCGGAAGATCAGGGCCAGCGCGAGCGCCGCGGCGATGGCGCTCACGGCCCGCGGCCCGGCAAGCCCCTCGCCCATGGCCAGGGTCGCCAGCCAGGCGGCGTAGGAGTAGCCGATCCCGCGGTCGTACAACAGGCCCGACGGCAGGAGCGGCATGCCGTCCCTGGCGATGCCCTGCACGGCGAACGTCGTGAACTCCTCGTCCGGCGAGTAGCCGGCCCGGCCGAGGTCGGGCACGATGACGACGGCGGCGACGAGGCCAAGGGCCGCGATCGCGAGGCCCCATCGCCCTCCCGCCTGCCCGGTTCCGCGGGCTCGCGCGTCCACCACGCGGCGTGATTGTACAGGGGCCGTGGGGCTATGCTCTTGCGCGATGTCGACGGGCGGCACCTGCGCGAACTGCCACGCCGTGCTCACGGGCGCGTACTGCGCGCAGTGCGGCCAGCACGAGAGCGCGTCCCATCCGGCCACCCTCGCCCACCTGGCCCACGAGCTCACGCACGAGCTGCTGCACGTGGACGGCAAGATCTGGCGCACCGTCAAGGCGCTGTTCCTGCAGCCCGGACGTCTCACCCAGGAGTACTGGACCGGCCAGCGCGCCGCGTGGATCGGCCCCTTCCGGATCTTCCTGATCGCGGCAGGCCTCCACGCCCTGTTCGTCCCGGGGATCGGTCCGATGAACCTGCAGACGCTCGTGCAACGCTCGCCCACCGGCACGCTGCGCATCAGCATGGGCACCGCTGCCGAGACCCAGCGCGGCGCCGGCGGCGCCACGGCGCTGCCACCGGAGGAGCTGGCCGACTACGTCGGCCGGCTGCGGCGCGCCTATCTGAGCGTCCGGTACGCCGCTGTTCCGCTCTTCGCACTCGCGTCCCTGGCCGTGTACCGGAAGCGCCAGGCGTACTACGCGGGCCACGTCGTGCTGGCCGTCCACTTCTACAGCGTCTGGTATTTCCTCGGGCTGGCGACGAGCCGCCTGCCGAATCAGGTCGACGCGCTGGCCGGTATCGCGCTCTCGGCGCCCTACCTGTTCCTTGTGCTTCGTCGGCTGTTCCGCGACGGGCCCCTGGCCACGCTCGGACGCACGCTGTTGCTGTACGGCGTGATGGTGACGCTCGAGATGCTCCTGGCGTTCGCGGCCATCGCCATCGTGGTGAGGGACGCCGGCTGAAACCCGTTCGGACCTCGCGCCCGGTTTCTCGTCGTAACAGATCTGCACATCCTCGAAACGCGGGGGGCCGAAGCGGCTGGCGAGGCGCGGCGCGGGCGGCTGGGCCGGCGCGGAAACCGTGTTACCTTTTCCGGGACACACACGACATCTTCTCTTCACGAAGGACGCGATGACCGGAACCGCAGCAAAGGCCACTGATATCGTTGGACTGCTCGGAGACGACGCAGCAGCGCTGCTCCAACACGAGTGCCGCACGATCGCTCGAGACCAGCTCCACCTGCCCGGCCCAGACTTCGTCGATCGGATGTTCGCGCTCTCGGATCGCTCGCCCCGCGTGCTCGGCGCACTCCAGCGGCTGTTCGACACGGGCCGCCTCGCCGGCACCGGCTACGTCTCGATCCTGCCCGTCGACCAGGGCATCGAGCACTCGGCGGGCGCGTCGTTCGCGCCGAATCCGGCGTACTTCGACTCCGAGAACATCGTGAAGCTGGCGATCGAGGGCGGGTGCAACGCCGTGGCCTCGACGCTCGGCGTGCTGGGCACCGTGGCGCGCAAGTTCGCCCACCGGATCCCGTTCATCGTCAAGGTCAACCACAACGAGTTCCTCTCGTACCCGAATTCGTACGACCAGATCCGCTTCGCGAGCGTGAAGCAGTGCTGGAACATGGGCGCACAGGGCATCGGGGCGACGATCTACTTCGGCTCCGAGGAGAGCAAGCGGCAGATCCAGGAAGTGTCGGCGATGTTCCAGGAGGCGCACGAGCTCGGCATGTTCACGGTGCTCTGGTGCTACATGCGGAACGCGGCGTTCAAGACCAAGGACGCCGACTACCATCTCGCCGCCGACCTCACGGGCCAGGCCAACCACCTGGGCGTGACGATCCAGGCCGACATCATCAAGCAGAAGCTGCCCGAGACCAACGGCGGCTACAACGCCTTGAACTTCGGCAAGACCCACAAGGCCGTCTACTCGAAGCTCACCACCGACCACCCGATCGACCTGACGCGGTACCAGCTGGCCAACTGCTACATGGGCCGCATGGGCCTCATCAGCTCGGGCGGCGCGTCGGCAGGCGAGACGGACCTCAAGGAAGCCGTGAAGACCGCCATCATCAACAAGCGGGCCGGCGGCATGGGCCTGATCTCGGGCCGCAAGGCGTTCCAGCGGCCGGTGGCGGACGGGGTGGCGCTGCTCAACGCCATCCAGGACGTCTACCTGTCGTCGGGCATCACCGTCGCCTGATCGCGGGCCGGCGCCAGCGGCCACTCCACGCGCTCCACGACGGGGGCGGCAGCCGCCGCCTCCACCATCGCGTCAATCGGCAGGTCCGCTTCGGCGCGCGCCACTTCGGCGCGCTTCGCCCGGGTCAGCGGATGCCTCGGCGTGAAGAGCGTGCAGCAGTCCTCGTCGGGCAGGATCGAGATCGGAAACGTGCCGATGCGCTGCGCGTCGGCCATGATCTCCTCCTTGCCCATGCCGACGAGCGGACGGACGACCAGCCTGTCGGTCGCGGCGCCGATGGTAGCCAGGTTGTCCAGCGTCTGGGACGCCACCTGCCCCACCGAATCGCCCGTGACGAGCGCGCGCGCATGGACCTTCGATGCCAGCGCCGCCGCGATGCGCAGCATCAGGCGCCTGTAGATCACGACCCGGAGCGGCCCAGGCACGCTGAGCGTCACCTGGCGCTGCAGCTCGCCGAACGGCACGAGCATCAGGTGCGCGCCAAGCTGGTAGGGCGCGAGCGTGCGGACCAGCTCGCGCGCCTTGTCGATCGACGCGTGCGACGTGAACGGATGCCCGTGGAAGTGCAGGAACGTGGCGTGGCAGCCGCGGCGCATCATCCGCCACGCCGCCACCGGCGAGTCGATGCCGCCCGAGAGGAGGACCAGCACCCGGCCGCCGGTCCCCGACGGCAGCCCACCGGCGCCGGGCTCCTTGCCGAAGTGGTAGTAGGCGGCCTTCGGCACGATCTCGACCCACACCGTGAAGGCCGGGTTCGACAGGTCGACCTTCCATCCGGTGCGCGCGTGAATCGGACCGCCGATGGCCCGTTCCATGTCCGGCGACGGCACGGGGAACTGCTTGTGCGCGCGGCGCACTTCCACCCGGAAGCTCTCCACGGGGCGGTCGACCGGCAGGTCGCGCAGCACGGCGTCCACGATGGCGGCGGGATCGGGTTCCACGCGATGGGCGATCGCGAAGTTCGCGATGCCGAACACACGGCGCACCCGGTCGCGGACGGCGTCGACGTCCACGTGCGCGCCGAGCGGCACGTCGATGCGGCCCATCGGCAGGCGGACATCGCCCACGTCGAGCCCGGCGAGGGCGTCGCGCAGGTTTCGCGCGAGGTGCCGGATGAACCATGGGCGGTTCAGGCCCTTCAGCGCGATCTCCTGGTAGTGCGCGAGCAGGACGCTCATGGGTGCTCGCCGCGTGCCGTCCCGCCATCCGCGCCGAGCACTGCCAGCGCCGCGGCGGCGGCGCGGTGCCCGCTGACGACGGCGCTCTCGATCGTCGCCGGCAGCCCGGTGTCGATCCAGTCGCCGGCCAGCAGGAAGCCCGGGAGCGGCGTGGTCGCCGGCGGCCGCGGCGGCTCGCCGGCGGCGAGGGAGAACGTGGCCCGGCGGTCGCGGATGATGGTCCCGCGCACGAGGCGCGCCGAGGCGGCGGCCGGCAGGGCGCCGGCCAGCTCCCGGTGCGCCAGGCGCACCAGTTCGTCGTTCGTCATCGACGCGATGGCCGACGCGCCGCTGCTCACGAGCGACAGGTGGCTCGCGCGTCCGGGCGTCACCCGTCCTTTGTCGAACGCCCACTGGAACGTGCGCCCGGGCAGGCCGACCATGGGCGTGCCGAGGACGTCCCTGTCGAACCACAGGTTCGCCGTCACGATCGCTTCGCCCTGCCGGACAGAGGCCGCCGTCGTCAGGGGGGCGAGCACGTCCGGGACCGGGTCGAAGAGACCGGCGAGCGCATGCCAGGGCACGGCAGACACGATGACGGCCGGCGACAGGATCCGTTCGCCGTGGGCGACGCCGCGCGCGCGGCCGCCGGCTACCAGCACGCGCGCCGGCCGGCCGGCCGCGACCTCCCCGCCTCGGGCCCGGAGGTAGGCGACGGCGGGATCGACGAAGACCGCCGACAGCGAGTCGGCCGGCCACGCGATGGCGGCATCGTCGGCGCCCGGCCCGAGGATCCGGCGCACGACCTCGGCGAACGTGGTGGCGGTCGCCACGTCGATCGACTGGTTGAGGGCGGCGAGCGCCAGCGGCTCCCACAGCAGTTCGCAGAGCCTGGGCGCCTGGCCGTGCCGGGTCAGCCACGCGCGCACGGTCTCGGCCGGGTCTGGCGGTCGCCGCGGGTCCACCGCCGCGCGCATGGCCGCGACCGACAGGCGCTCCCGCCACGTGAGGGCGTCCCAGGCCATCACGCCCGCAACAAGCTGGAGCGGCGTCGGCAGGTCGGGACACCTCAGCTCGCTGCCCCGCCCCTGCAGGTCCACGATCGGCGCGGCCAGCATGCCCTGGATCCGCACGCGGTCGCGGGAACCGATGCGCGCCAGGTAGGCCAGCGTCTCGTGGTAGGCGCCGAAGAGCACGTGCTGGCCGTTGTCCACCCAGTCGCCCGAGACTCTGTCGCGGATGGCGAACGTCCGTCCCCCCAGCACGGGCCGCGCCTCGACGACGGCGACGCGGACGCCGGCGGCCGCCAGCGCGCAGGCGGCGCTCAGGCCGGCGCAGCCGGCTCCGATGACGACCGCGTCGGGTTGGGTCACGGCGTGCGGGCGGGAGCCGCCAGCGCCTCGACGCCGGCGCGCATGAGGGTCCGGGCCCACGTGGTCGCGGCGATCCACGCGCGCTCGGGCCGGGGCACGCGCACGGTCTCGGAGAACACGTCGTAGCCGCGGGCCTCGATGCGCCGCAGGATGCCGAAGTAGATGGCACCCATGATCTCGGCGGCCACCAGGTGCCGGGCCTCGCCGGCCGGCAGCGCCGCCGACGCCCGCTCGTAGTACTGCCGTGCGCGAGCGAGCTGGTGCTGCAGGAGCGCGCGCACCTCCCCGGTGACGGCGCCGGCGCGCAGGTGGGCCTCGGTGCAGTGGAAGCGCCGCATCTCGTCCTGCGGGAGGTAGATCCGGCCGTGTTCGAGATCGGTCCGCACGTCGCGGACGATGTTGGTGAGCTGCAGCGCCAGCCCCAGGTGCATGGCGTAGTCGCGGCTGCCGGGGTGACGGCACCCGAAGATGTTGAGGCAGATGACACCCACGGTGGAGGCGACCCGCCAGCAGTACTCGCGCAGGTCGTCGAAGGTCTCGTACCTGTCGTGCTCGAGATCCATCTGCACGCCGTCCGCGAGATCCTCGAACGCGCGGCGCGGCAGTTCGAAACGGCGCGCGACGGGCTGCAGGGCGCGGCCCTGCGCCGATTCCGGCGTGCCGCCGTCGAACACCCGCGCGATCTCGTCGCGCCAGAATGCGAGCGCGACCCGGCCCGCGTCGGCGTTCGGCGCCTCGTCCACCGCGTCGTCGATGGCGCGGCACACGTCCCACACCGTCACGATGGCGCCCCGCCGGTCGGCAGGCAGCACGAGGAACGAGTAGTAGAAGGAAGTGTCGCGACTCACGTGAGCGCCCTCCACCCTACCACCAGCGCGTCGACCGCGCCCAGGGTGGGCCGGTGGGCCACCGGGTCGAAGCGGCCCTGCTCGAGGAGCTCCAGGAGCCGCCGTCCGCCGTGCCACGTCGCCGCGATCTCGATCTTCAGCCGGCCGCGGAGGTGATCCAGCAGCGGACGTCCCAGATCGAAGAGCTCCCGCGTCCGCGCCCCGCAGAGGGCGAGGGCTGCCTGCCACTCGCGCGGCAGCGCCGACATGTGGGGCTCGAGTTGTTCCGGGACGGCACCGGCCGCGGTCCACACCTCCTCGGGCACGTAGAGGCGGCCCCGGCGCCAGTCGATGGCGAAGTCCTGCCAGAAGTTCGTGAGCTGGAGGGCCGTGCAGATGGCGTCGGACCAGGCGTCCAGCCGCCGGTCGTCGTGACCGAAGAGCCGCAGCACGATCCGCCCCACCGGGTTCGCCGATCGCCGGCAGTAGTCGTCCACCTCGGCCCACGTCCCGTAACGCGTCACGACGACGTCCTGGCGGAAGGCCGAGAGCAACGCCTCGAACGGGTAGACGGGCAGGCGCCGGTCGCGGATGGTATGGCCAAGGGCCAGGAAGATCTCGTCGTGCCCCTCGGCCACGGGATCGGGCCAGGCCGGCTCGCGCGGGACCAGGGGCGGGGCGGCCGCCTCCCCGGCGCCGACGGCCGCGTGGAGGCGCTCGAGCCACTCGTCGAGGAGGCGCAGCCGCTCGCGCGTGGAGTGCCCGTCCTCGTCGGCGAAGTCGTCGGCGGTCCGCGCGAAGGCGTAGACCGCGGCGACGTGCCGGCGGAGCGCCGCCGGCACCAGGCGCGACGCCACCGGGAAGTTCTCGTAGTGCGAGCGGGCCAGGGCCTCGCAGTGGGCGTAGGCCGCCCCGAGGTCGGCGGCCTCTGTCACCAGATCTGCTCTGGCACGCCGGCGCGGTGGTTGGCCGCGCGGGCCATCACGAACAGGAGATCCGACAGCCGGTTGAGGTAGGTGAGCACCACCGGCTCGACGGCGCCGTCGCCCATCCGGCACGTCTCCACCTCGGCCCGCCGGCACACGGTTCTGGCGACGTGAAGCGACGCCCCCGCCGGGCTGCCCCCCGCCAGGATGAAGTGGCGCAGCGGCGGCAGGGTCTCCTCGAGCGCATCGATGTGCCGTTCGAGGCGCGACACGGCGCCCTCGTCCACGACCACCTTCTGCACGCGCGACGAGATCCGGTGCGAGGGGTCGGCCAAGCGGGCGCAGAGGGCGAACAGATCGCGCTGGATGCCCGCGACAGCGGACGCGAGGTCGTCGTCGAGCCCCGCCGCGATGGCGGCGCCGAGGACGGCGTTCAACTCGTCCACCGTGCCGTAGGCGACGACGCGCGGATCGGCCTTCGACACGCGGGTGCCATCGAAGAGGCTCGTCGTCCCGTCGTCGCCGGTCTTCGTGTACAGTTTCCCGGTCACTCAGGGAATTATGGCCCGCCCGCGGGGGACCCGCGCTCGAAAACCCGTCCTGCCCCCGCCCCCCGCGCGCGCCCGGTTCCGGCGCGTGCTCCTGCGCTGGTACGACAGGCACGGCCGCGACCTGCCGTGGCGCACGACCGACGACCCGTATCACATTCTCGTCAGCGAGGTCATGCTGCAGCAGACGCAGGTGGACCGCGTGCTGCCCAAGTACCACGAGTGGCTCTCGAAGTACCCGTCGCTCGCAGCCCTGGCGGCGGCCGACGGCGAGGACGTCAGCGCCACGTGGCGGCCGCTCGGCTACAACATCCGGCCCAAGCGCCTCCACTCGATCGCGCGCGAAGCGGTGGCGACCTACGGCGGCGCGCTCCCGTCGGACCGCGAGACGCTCCTGTCCTTCAAGGGCATCGGCGAGTACACGGCCGGCGCCATCCTCAGCTTCGCGTTCAGGAAGCGGGCCGCGATTCTCGACACCAACGTCGCCCGCGTGCTGTTCAGGGTGTTCGTCGGCGACGGCGATCCCAAGGGACACGCGACGACGAAGCACCTGTGGGCCGTCGCGGAAGCGCTCGTGCCCCGCGTGCGCGTCTTCGACTTCAACCAGGCCCTGATGGACTTCGGCGCCATGCACTGCACCGCGAGGAAGCCCGCGTGCCTCACCTGTCCGATGGCGTCGTTCTGCCGCTCGTGTCCGACGCCCTCGCCGCCTGCTCCGCGGGCGGCCCGAACGCCGCGCGCGCGGTCGCAGGCTCGATGAGGCCAACGGCCAGCGCCGACCCGACGGCGAACGCGAAGAAGACGACGGCCCATTCGGGCCGACCGTCCACGAGCGCGGCGCCGGCGTAGCCCCAGAGCGCGACCAGGGCCCAGTCGGCCACGGCGACCCACCCCCGCGTCCTCGCGCGCTGCTCGGCCAGGTGCTGCGGCAGGACGACCGCGGAGAAGCGCAGGTGGAGTCGCACGTTGGCGGCGACGATCGTCGCTGCCAGGCAGCCGAGGAACCACGCCAGCCCGTGCGGCACGCCGCGGTGGACGATCCAGGCGGGCGCGATCATCATCCAGTCCACGGCCGCGGCCGCGGCCTGGTGGAAACGCCACCACCAGAGCGGGGGACGCCGGCCGGTCTCGGGATGACGCGCCTCGATCGCCGCCAGGCGGACGCCGGTGGCCGCGCGCGCCTGCCCGGGAAGCGCGTCGCCGCGCGCGATGGCATCCAGCGCCGCGACGACGGCGCCGGACGTCGGGTATCTGTCGATGGGCCGCTGCCTCGTGCAGCGATCGACGAACTCGGCCAGGTCGGCGCCCAGCGACTCCGGGGCGACCGTCGGCGGCAGGCCGTCGGCCGCGAGCGCTTTGGCGATCGACGCGGCCAGGGTCGGCGCCCCGAACGGATTCACGCCGAGCGCCATCTCGGCCACGAGCACGCCGAGCGCGAACTGGTCGGTGCGACCGTCGATCTCCAGCCCCTGGACCTGTTCCGGCGCCATGTACCCCGGCGTGCCCGCCACCTGGCCGTCGAGCGAGACGCGGGTGAAGGTGGCCAGCTCCCGGCCGTCGCCGCGGAGGCGCGCGAGACCGAAGTCCAGAATCTTCACCTGCCCGTCGGGCTGGCGGAAGACGTTTTCGGGCTTCAGGTCGCGGTGGACGATCCCGCGGGCGTGCGCGGCCTCGAGAGCCGAGGCGAGGGCCCGCGCCGCCGCCACGACCTCGGCGCGCGGCAGTGGACCGGCCTCGAGCACCTCCCGCAGCGTCCGGCCTTCGAGGAGCTCGCTCGCGATGTAGGAGCGGCCGTCGATCTCCTCGAGCGCGAAGATGGTGGCGATGTTCGGATGCGCGAGCGACGCCGCGGCGCGGGCTTCCTGCCGGAGCCGCTGCTGGTCGGTCGGGCCGGGCCGCGCCGCGCCGACGGCCTTGAGCGCGATGCGGCGGTGGAGCCGGACGTCCTCGGCCTCGAAGACCACGCCCATCCCGCCCTCCCCAAGGACCCGCAACAGGCGGTATGGCCCCAGTGTCATCCCCGGCGTCAGGGCGGTACGCGGCGCCGGGGCCTCGAGGGTCGCGGCGACGCCGCCTGGCGGCCCCTCGAGGAAGCCGCTGGCGCCCGCGTGCGCCGCGAGCAGCGCCAGCACTTCCCGCTTGACCAGGTCGGGGGCATCGGCGCGATCGATCCAGGCCGTGCGGCCCGTGTCGGGTTGCTCGATGGCCTGGCCGAAGAGCGCGCCCACCTGCTGCCACTGCTCGGGCGTCATGTCAGGCGCCGTCGAGCGTCCGCTTGAGGAAGGCGCGGGCCAGCGCCCAGTGGCGCTTGACCGTGGCCGGCGAGAGTCCGACGGCCTCGGCCGTCTCCTCGACCGTGAGGCCTCCGAAGTAGCGCAGTTCGACGATGCGCGCCTGCGCAGGGTCGAGCGCCGCGAGCCGGTCGAGCGCGCGATCCAGGGCGAGGAGGTCGACCTCGGCGCCCCGGGAGTCCGACGGCAGCATCGCGTCGTCCAGCGTGAGACGCACCGCATCGCCGCCGCGCTTGGCCGCGCGGCGCCGCCTGGCGCGATCCACCAGGACCTGGCGCATCGACACGGCCGCGATCGCCAGGAAGTGCGTGCGCCCCTGCCAGGCCTGCCCGGTCGGGCGCACGAGACGCACGTAGGCCTCGTGCACGAGCGCCGTCGGCTGCAGCGTCTGGCCGCGCCGCTCGCGGCGCAGGTACCCCGCGGCGAGCCTCCGCAGCTCGTCGTAGACGAGGGGCATCAGCCGTGAGGCCGCGTTGGCGTCTCCGCCGGCCGCCCGGCGGAGCAGGCGCGACGCCGCGGCGGCGTCCTCCCCGGCGGCCGTGGCCGCACCGGGTCCGGGTTCGTGCCCGCGTTCCATCCGGCGATTCTACGGCGGCTCCAGCTGAAGCGTCCTGGCGCCCCCGGCCGCGGCGGGTCGATCCCCGGGCGTCAGAAGCGCGCCACGATCGGTCGCGTCTCCGCCTGGTAGAGCCGCCACCCCATCGAGCACGCCGACAGCACGAGCACCACCAGCAGGCCCGCGGCCGCCACGGTCCCGCCGATGTCCATCACCAGCACCCGGCCGAGGCCGGGCACGTCGGCCTCGGGCCATCTGAGGAGCGCCAGCGACGCCCCCGAGAGCGCGAGGCGCAGTTCGGTGGGGCCGAGGCGCGCGAACGACAGGCGGAACTCGCCTCCCACGGCCGTGGCCAGGAACACTTCGGCCGACACCAGCAGGTACGCGACGAGCACGCCCAGCGCGACGAGCGGCGACATGTAGCCGGAGAACGCCAGGCCTCCCATCAGCGCCGACACGCCGCAGATGTCCAGCACGTGGTCCACGTAGTAGCCATAGCGCGGCCGCTCCTGGCGACGGACGCGCGCCAACGTGCCGTCCAGGCTGTCGCCGAACCAGTTCACGGCGAGCCCGAGACCGACCCCGACGAGCGCCACAGGGAACAGCCGTGCCAGCGCGAACGAGGCCGACGCGGTGGCCGTCCCGACGACGCCGAGAGCCGTCAGGTGGTCGGAGTGGACCCATTCGGGCAACCGGCGCGCGATCCAGAGCAGCACGCGGCGCTCCACCGCGGCCGTCAGTCCGTCGTTCACGCGTACGTGCGTCGCTGCGGCATCCGCCATCACGTCCTCCCGGGCGGCGCCGTCTCCCTGGAGCCGACCGCTGGCGGCTCCGGTGGCGGCGCGTCTTCCGCCCACTGGCGGCGCGCATCGCCGCCCTCACCCGGGTACTGCGCAGGACCGTCGGGAACGGGCTCACGGGCGTCGATCCGGAGACGCCGCCGGGGCGGGACGTGACAGGCCGCTGTCAGACCGGACCGGCGAGCAGCCGGATGAGGTCGGCGTCCGCCTCGGGAAACGGGAGGCCGGGCAGGTCCTGGCGGGCCACCCACCGCACGTCCTGGCCAATCATGGGCTTGGGCGCGCCCTGGAACGCGCACGCATAGAAGCGCAATTCCACGGTGCGGTCCCCGTAGGCGTGGGTGACGGCGTGCACCAGGTCCCCGACCTCCGCGAGGATGTCGAGCTCCTCGTGCAGTTCCCGCCGCAGGGCCTCGGCATCGGTCTCGTGCGGCTCGCGCTTGCCCCCCGGGAACTCCCAGTGTCCTGCCAGATGCGAGCCCCGCGGACGCAGGGTGAGCAGGTAGGTGCCGTCGCGTTCGATGACGGCGGCCACGACGACGATCGGCGT
Coding sequences within:
- a CDS encoding (deoxy)nucleoside triphosphate pyrophosphohydrolase — protein: MSAATPIVVVAAVIERDGTYLLTLRPRGSHLAGHWEFPGGKREPHETDAEALRRELHEELDILAEVGDLVHAVTHAYGDRTVELRFYACAFQGAPKPMIGQDVRWVARQDLPGLPFPEADADLIRLLAGPV